In Cheilinus undulatus linkage group 14, ASM1832078v1, whole genome shotgun sequence, a genomic segment contains:
- the LOC121521825 gene encoding alpha-1-antitrypsin homolog, producing MRGIFSCCTLTALLLSAVWADPHSSGHSHTDDTSYHRLSSPNADFAFALYKSLKANTAAGKNIFYSPLGISTVLSMLSAGAGGETHSQLFSTLGYSAFNQTQVNEAYKHLFEVHGHSQENLQLDVGNAAAVRSGFNPLETFLNDVKEFYSGEIFTVSQDLSEAAAEINRFIAKKTQDKIRDMVKDLDPDMVMVLINYVYFKGLWENPFQSYMTRKAEFHVDKTTKVQVDMMKMTGDYKVYWDRANHATVVSLPYKGNASMMIVLPDEDKMEEVEGYINKDHIRRWRDSVSMDYIELFLPNFSISTDASLKSNALQMLHNN from the exons ATGCGTGGTATCTTCAGTTGTTGTACACtcacagcactgctgctgtctgcagtCTGGGCAGACCCCCACAGCTCTGGACACAGCCATACTGATGATACTAGCTACCACAGGCTGTCCTCCCCCAATGCTGACTTTGCCTTTGCCCTCTACAAAAGTCTGAAGGCTAACACTGCTGCTGGAAAGAACATCTTCTACTCACCGTTGGGAATCTCTACTGTCCTGTCCATGC TGTCTGCAGGGGCTGGAGGTGAAACCCACAGCCAGCTGTTCTCCACCTTGGGCTACAGCGCCTTCAACCAAACCCAGGTCAATGAAGCGTACAAACATCTCTTTGAGGTCCATGGACACAGTCAGGAGAATCTACAGCTGGATGTAGGAAATGCTGCTGCAGTGCGCTCTGGCTTCAATCCTCTGGAGACGTTCCTGAATGATGTCAAGGAGTTTTACTCTGGTGAGATCTTCACTGTCAGCCAGGATCTCTCTGAAGCTGCAGCTGAGATCAACagatttattgcaaaaaaaacccAGGACAAGATCAGAGACATGGTGAAGGACCTGGATCCTGACATGGTCATGGTGCTGATCAACTACGTCTACTTTAAAG GACTGTGGGAGAACCCGTTCCAAAGTTACATGACACGAAAGGCTGAATTTCATGTGGACAAGACCACCAAAGTTCAGGTGGATATGATGAAAATGACCGGGGACTACAAGGTGTACTGGGACAGAGCAAACCACGCCACCGTCGTCAGTCTGCCTTACAAGGGCAACGCCTCCATGATGATCGTCCTGCCTGATGAAGACaagatggaggaggtggagggctACATCAACAAGGACCACATCAGACGCTGGAGGGACTCAGTCTCTATGGA TTACATAGAGCTGTTCTTGCCAAACTTTTCCATCTCTACTGATGCTTCCTTGAAGAGCAATGCTCTTCAAATGCTCCACAacaattaa
- the LOC121521119 gene encoding alpha-1-antitrypsin homolog, with protein sequence MCSIFSCFKPPPESAGSADRHSSGHSHTDDISYHRLSSPNADFAFALYKSLKANTAAGKNIFYSPLGISSILSMVSAGAGGETHSQLFSTLGYSAFNQTQVNGAYKHLFDVHGHSQENLQLDVGNAAAVRSGFNPLETFLNDVKEFYSGEIFTVSQDLSEAAAKINRFIANKTQGKIKDMVKDLDPAMVMVLINYVYFKGLWENPFQSDMTRQAEFHVDKTTKVQVDMMSRTGHYKVYWDEANHATVISLPYKGDASMMIVLPDEDKMEEVEGYINKDHIRRWRNSVSMSYIDLFMPKFSISTDASLESTLKKMGIINAFGENADFSGISKDLPLKISKASHKAVLSVTEIGTEATAVSTMEITTHMLPPSIRIDRPFLVFIIENFSGSILFMGKINNPTAE encoded by the exons ATGTGTAGTATCTTCAGTTGTTTCAAACCACCCCCGGAGTCTGCAGGCTCGGCAGACCGCCACAGCTCTGGACACAGCCATACTGATGATATTAGCTACCACAGGCTGTCCTCCCCCAATGCTGACTTTGCCTTTGCCCTCTACAAAAGTCTGAAGGCCAACACTGCTGCTGGAAAGAACATCTTCTACTCACCACTGGGAATCTCCAGCATCCTGTCCATGGtgtctgcaggagctggaggtgAAACCCACAGCCAGCTGTTCTCCACCTTGGGCTACAGCGCCTTCAACCAAACCCAGGTCAATGGAGCATACAAACATCTCTTTGACGTCCATGGACACAGTCAGGAGAATCTACAGCTGGATGTAGGAAATGCTGCTGCAGTGCGCTCTGGCTTCAATCCTCTGGAGACGTTCCTGAATGATGTCAAGGAGTTTTACTCTGGTGAGATCTTCACTGTCAGCCAAGATCTCTCTGAGGCTGCAGCTAAGATCAACAGATTTATTGCAAATAAAACTCAGGGTAAGATCAAGGACATGGTGAAGGACCTGGATCCCGCTATGGTCATGGTGCTGATCAACTACGTCTACTTTAAAG GACTGTGGGAGAACCCATTCCAAAGTGATATGACACGACAGGCTGAATTTCATGTGGACAAGACCACCAAAGTTCAGGTAGACATGATGTCAAGGACCGGGCACTACAAGGTCTACTGGGACGAAGCAAACCATGccactgtcatcagtctgccTTACAAGGGCGACGCCTCCATGATGATCGTCCTGCCTGATGAAGACaagatggaggaggtggagggctACATCAACAAGGACCACATCAGACGCTGGCGAAACTCAGTCTCTATGAG TTACATAGATCTGTTCATGCCAAAGTTTTCCATCTCTACTGATGCTTCCCTGGAGAGCActctgaaaaaaatgggcatcaTAAATGCTTTTGGAGAGAATGCTGATTTCTCTGGTATATCTAAAGACTTACCGCTCAAAATCTCAAAG GCATCCCACAAGGCTGTGCTCAGTGTCACTGAGATTGGAACAGAGGCAACAGctgtcagcaccatggagatTACGACTCATATGTTACCTCCAAGCATCAGAATTGACAGACCATTCTTGGTTTTCATCATAGAAAACTTCAGTGGGAGCATCCTCTTCATGGGCAAGATCAACAACCCAACAGCTGAATGA
- the LOC121521120 gene encoding alpha-1-antitrypsin homolog has translation MVSAGAGGETHSQLFSTLGYSAFNQTQVNEAYKHLFEVHGHSQENLQLDVGNAAAVHSGFNPLEMFLNDVKEFYSGEIFNVSQDLSDAAAEINRFIANKTQDKIRDMVKDLDPAMVMVLINYVYFKGLWENPFQSYDTHKAEFHVDKTTKVQVDMMTRRGNYEVYWDRANHATVISLPYKGDASMMIVLPDEDKMEEVEGYINKDHIRDWGDSASMEDIILFLPKFSISSDASLESTLKEMGIINAFEKSADFSGISEEFKLKISKASHKAVLSVTEIGTEATAVSTSEVELYSLPPIIRINRPFLVFIIENSSGSILFMGKINNPTAE, from the exons GtgtctgcaggagctggaggtgAAACCCACAGCCAGCTGTTCTCCACCTTGGGCTACAGCGCCTTCAACCAAACCCAGGTCAATGAAGCGTACAAACATCTCTTTGAGGTCCATGGACACAGTCAGGAGAATCTACAGCTGGATGTAGGAAATGCTGCTGCAGTGCACTCTGGCTTCAATCCTCTGGAGATGTTCCTGAATGATGTCAAGGAGTTTTACTCTGGTGAGATCTTCAACGTCAGCCAGGATCTCTCTGACGCTGCAGCTGAGATCAACAGATTTATTGCAAATAAAACCCAGGACAAGATCAGAGACATGGTGAAGGACCTGGATCCGGCTATGGTCATGGTGCTGATCAACTACGTCTACTTTAAAG GACTGTGGGAGAACCCGTTCCAAAGTTATGATACACATAAGGCTGAATTTCATGTGGACAAGACCACCAAAGTTCAGGTGGATATGATGACAAGGAGAGGGAACTACGAGGTCTACTGGGACAGAGCAAACCACGCCACCGTCATCAGTCTGCCTTACAAGGGCGACGCCTCCATGATGATCGTCCTGCCTGATGAAGACaagatggaggaggtggagggctACATCAACAAGGACCACATTAGAGACTGGGGGGACTCAGCCTCAATGGA AGATATAATATTGTTCTTGCCAAAGTTTTCCATCTCTTCTGATGCTTCCCTGGAGAGCACTCTGAAAGAAATGGGCATCATCAATGCATTTGAGAAGAGCGCTGATTTCTCCGGTATATCTGAAGAGTTCAAGCTCAAAATCTCAAAG GCATCACACAAGGCTGTGCTCAGTGTCACTGAGATTGGAACAGAAGCAACAGCTGTCAGCACCTCGGAGGTCGAATTGTATTCGTTGCCTCCTATCATCAGAATCAACAGACCTTTCTTGGTTTTCATCATAGAGAACTCCAGTGGGAGCATCCTCTTCATGGGCAAGATCAACAACCCAACAGCTGAATGA